From a region of the Bradyrhizobium diazoefficiens genome:
- a CDS encoding L,D-transpeptidase produces MSSLKVKFGILVAGLMLSGCMQATHFEATDIKAFKPKDKELLAKVRYENTPVAEPFRRAIVEYHRKEAPGSIVVDSDNHYLYYVLDGGKAIRYGITVGEEAMAWSGIAKVGSMTEWPAWHPTPGEISRLGVPTYVPPGPDNPMGSRAMYLYSGGKDTLFRIHGTNQPEYIGASISSGCIRLTNEDAIDLYNRVKVGTIVVVLEPKHGDSPYNSRLALQGGGINSSY; encoded by the coding sequence ATGTCGTCGCTGAAAGTTAAATTTGGGATTTTGGTCGCTGGCCTGATGCTGTCGGGCTGCATGCAGGCCACGCATTTCGAGGCGACCGACATCAAGGCCTTCAAGCCGAAGGACAAGGAACTGCTCGCCAAAGTCCGGTACGAGAACACCCCGGTCGCGGAGCCGTTCCGCCGTGCCATCGTCGAGTATCACCGCAAGGAAGCGCCGGGCTCGATCGTGGTCGATTCCGACAATCACTATCTCTACTACGTGTTGGATGGCGGCAAGGCGATCCGTTACGGCATCACCGTCGGCGAAGAGGCCATGGCTTGGTCGGGCATCGCCAAAGTCGGCAGCATGACCGAATGGCCGGCCTGGCATCCGACCCCGGGCGAGATCTCGCGTCTGGGCGTTCCGACCTATGTCCCGCCCGGACCGGACAATCCGATGGGCTCCCGCGCGATGTACCTCTATTCCGGCGGCAAGGACACGCTGTTCCGTATCCACGGCACCAACCAGCCGGAATATATCGGTGCCTCGATTTCGTCGGGCTGCATCCGCCTCACCAACGAGGACGCGATCGACCTTTATAACCGGGTCAAGGTCGGCACCATCGTCGTGGTGCTCGAGCCGAAGCACGGCGACTCGCCCTACAATTCGCGCCTCGCGCTCCAGGGCGGCGGTATCAATTCTTCCTACTGA
- a CDS encoding MBL fold metallo-hydrolase: MSDNDDVPFNRNFPLNPGIVDEVRPGVRRVLCNNPSPFTFTGTVSYIVGTGNVAIIDPGPDDEAHAAALLDAVRGETVSHIFVTHTHRDHSPNAARIKQATGATVYAEGPHRASRPRFESEKHDPESGADRDFAPDVNVAHGDVVEGDGWRLEAVATPGHTANHLAFAWPERKFNFVGDHVMGWSTSIVAPPDGSMTDYMDSLDRLAAREEDLYFSGHGPEIPDGQRFVRFLIRHRKAREASILHRLAKGETDIPTMVRAIYIGIDPRLTTAAGYSVLAHLEDLVARGIVATEGDPVIMGTYRMANA; encoded by the coding sequence ATGTCCGACAATGACGACGTCCCGTTCAACCGCAACTTTCCGCTGAACCCCGGCATCGTCGACGAGGTGCGCCCTGGCGTGCGCCGCGTGCTCTGTAACAATCCGAGCCCGTTCACCTTCACCGGCACCGTCAGCTACATCGTCGGCACCGGCAATGTCGCGATCATCGATCCAGGCCCGGACGACGAGGCGCATGCGGCGGCGCTGCTCGATGCCGTGCGCGGCGAGACGGTGAGCCATATCTTCGTCACCCACACCCACCGCGACCATTCGCCGAATGCCGCGCGGATCAAACAGGCGACAGGGGCGACGGTTTATGCCGAAGGCCCGCACCGGGCCTCGCGCCCGCGTTTCGAGAGCGAGAAGCACGATCCGGAATCCGGCGCCGATCGCGATTTTGCACCAGACGTCAACGTCGCACATGGCGACGTCGTCGAAGGCGACGGTTGGCGGCTCGAAGCGGTGGCGACGCCGGGGCATACTGCCAATCATCTGGCATTCGCCTGGCCGGAGCGAAAGTTCAATTTCGTCGGAGACCACGTGATGGGCTGGTCGACCTCGATCGTGGCGCCGCCCGACGGCTCGATGACCGACTACATGGACTCGCTCGACCGGCTCGCCGCACGCGAGGAAGATCTCTATTTCTCCGGCCACGGCCCCGAGATTCCCGACGGCCAGCGCTTCGTGCGCTTCCTGATCCGTCACCGCAAGGCGCGCGAGGCCTCGATCCTGCACCGCCTCGCCAAGGGCGAGACCGACATCCCGACCATGGTCCGCGCGATCTATATCGGCATCGATCCCAGGCTGACGACCGCCGCCGGCTATTCCGTGCTGGCGCACCTGGAAGATCTGGTCGCTCGCGGCATCGTCGCCACCGAGGGCGATCCCGTGATCATGGGGACGTACCGGATGGCAAACGCGTAG
- a CDS encoding extensin family protein: MSFSLPDFRRKWSCRGYMSAGAAMVTAALGLSLMLADRAEARKYASPLDIFGIAAPRPRAKVHSARIPLPRPRPEEAPKASDEAPPETDGKLPPDKPGLDKPAEAAPPAQKPVSACRLALTEEIAIAPSIPDIRGPGACGGEDLVRLEAVVLPDKRKVTVKPAAILRCTMASAIADWLRKDMEPLATSLGSTISELDNFDSFECRGRNRVAGAMLSEHGKANAIDVRAIKLANGQSIGLTDRTLSREVRERVLHSVCARFSTVLGPGSDWYHEDHIHLDLAQRRNDYRICQWNVWDPLPQVAPLLPAERPEEAPPREAAAKPEANDGADDEAAAKSAASADKPAADKVQRSRPATKKRR; encoded by the coding sequence ATGAGTTTTAGCCTGCCGGACTTTCGCCGCAAATGGTCTTGTCGCGGCTATATGTCCGCTGGCGCGGCAATGGTTACCGCCGCGCTCGGACTATCGCTCATGCTCGCCGACAGGGCAGAGGCGCGAAAATATGCTTCCCCGCTGGATATTTTCGGCATTGCCGCACCACGTCCGCGTGCGAAGGTTCATTCCGCCAGGATCCCGCTACCGAGGCCGCGCCCCGAGGAGGCCCCCAAAGCATCAGACGAGGCTCCGCCGGAGACTGACGGCAAGCTTCCTCCGGACAAGCCGGGGCTCGACAAGCCTGCCGAGGCTGCGCCGCCAGCCCAGAAACCGGTCTCGGCCTGCCGTCTCGCGCTGACCGAGGAGATCGCGATCGCGCCCTCGATTCCGGATATCCGTGGCCCCGGCGCATGCGGCGGCGAGGATCTGGTGCGGCTGGAAGCCGTCGTGCTGCCGGACAAGCGCAAGGTGACGGTCAAGCCGGCGGCGATCCTCCGCTGCACTATGGCGTCCGCGATCGCCGATTGGCTGCGCAAGGACATGGAGCCGCTGGCCACCAGCCTCGGCTCGACCATCAGCGAGCTTGATAATTTCGATTCGTTCGAGTGCCGCGGCCGCAACCGCGTCGCAGGGGCGATGCTGTCAGAGCACGGCAAGGCCAACGCCATCGACGTCCGTGCCATCAAGCTTGCCAACGGGCAATCGATCGGCCTCACCGACCGCACCCTGTCGCGCGAGGTGCGCGAGCGCGTGCTGCACTCGGTCTGCGCGCGGTTTTCCACCGTGCTCGGCCCGGGCTCCGACTGGTACCATGAGGACCATATCCATCTCGACCTGGCGCAGCGGCGCAACGACTACCGGATCTGCCAGTGGAACGTCTGGGACCCGCTGCCGCAGGTCGCCCCGCTGTTGCCGGCGGAACGCCCCGAAGAGGCGCCGCCACGCGAGGCCGCGGCCAAGCCCGAGGCAAACGATGGAGCCGACGACGAGGCGGCGGCAAAGTCAGCCGCATCTGCGGACAAGCCGGCGGCCGACAAGGTCCAGCGGTCCAGGCCCGCAACAAAAAAGCGCCGGTAA
- a CDS encoding RT0821/Lpp0805 family surface protein: MTMILIGLGAGGCSLPRTDTSAYAKADDSDLTGSIARPAKDTPPTETDLAFARNTASDVLSKGDKDASQHWENPETGARGSVTPIAQSYAAEDGRKCRDFLASYVNGSTESWLQGAGCQSSRGRWEIHTLKPWRK, translated from the coding sequence ATGACGATGATTCTGATCGGCCTCGGCGCTGGCGGCTGCAGCCTGCCCCGCACTGACACCAGTGCCTACGCCAAGGCCGACGACAGCGATCTCACCGGCTCGATTGCACGGCCGGCGAAGGACACCCCGCCGACCGAGACCGATCTCGCCTTCGCTCGCAACACCGCCTCCGACGTCCTCAGCAAGGGCGACAAGGATGCCAGCCAGCATTGGGAGAATCCGGAGACCGGGGCGCGTGGCTCGGTGACGCCGATCGCGCAGTCCTATGCCGCCGAGGACGGCCGCAAATGCCGCGATTTCCTGGCGAGCTACGTCAACGGCAGCACCGAAAGCTGGCTCCAGGGCGCTGGCTGCCAAAGCAGTCGTGGCCGTTGGGAGATTCATACGCTAAAGCCGTGGCGGAAGTGA
- a CDS encoding SDR family oxidoreductase, with protein MPHSSNAPRRTLLLTGASRGIGHATVIRFSSAGWRVITCSRHPFPEDCPWDAGPEDHIQVDLGDPLDTARAISEIRRRLEGGTLHALVNNAAISPKGPGGSRLGSIETDLDTWTHVFHVNFFAPIMMARGLIEELKAAKGSVVNVTSIAGSRVHPFAGAAYATSKAALASLTREMASDFGRIGIRVNAIAPGEIDTSILSPGTEKIVEQQIPMHRLGTPDEVAKIIYVLCTDTSSYVNGAEIHINGGQHV; from the coding sequence ATGCCGCATTCGTCCAATGCGCCGCGCCGCACGCTGCTCCTGACCGGAGCCAGCCGCGGCATCGGCCATGCCACCGTGATCCGCTTCTCCTCGGCGGGCTGGCGGGTCATCACCTGCTCGCGGCATCCCTTCCCGGAGGACTGCCCGTGGGACGCGGGACCCGAAGACCACATCCAGGTCGACCTCGGCGATCCCCTGGACACCGCGCGCGCGATCTCCGAGATCCGCCGCCGGCTCGAAGGCGGCACGCTGCATGCGCTGGTCAACAACGCCGCGATCTCGCCGAAGGGGCCAGGTGGCTCTCGGCTCGGCTCGATCGAGACCGATCTCGACACCTGGACGCACGTCTTCCACGTCAACTTCTTCGCGCCAATCATGATGGCGCGCGGGCTGATCGAGGAATTGAAGGCGGCCAAGGGCTCGGTCGTCAACGTCACCTCGATCGCGGGTTCGCGCGTCCACCCCTTCGCGGGGGCCGCATATGCGACCTCTAAGGCCGCATTGGCTTCGCTGACGCGCGAGATGGCCTCCGACTTCGGCCGCATCGGCATCCGCGTCAACGCGATCGCGCCGGGCGAGATCGACACCTCGATCCTGTCGCCCGGCACCGAAAAGATCGTCGAACAACAGATCCCGATGCACCGGCTCGGCACGCCCGACGAGGTCGCCAAGATCATCTACGTGCTGTGCACGGATACCAGCTCCTACGTCAACGGCGCCGAGATCCACATCAACGGCGGCCAGCACGTATAG
- a CDS encoding ABC transporter substrate-binding protein, protein MKYIALKTIPWLLAASVAATAAHAADNKVVIGDIDDMSGLYADVVGPGGVEAAKMAIEDFGGNVLGNKIEFMVTDHQNKPDVGAQKFREWADRDGVTMILGGSNTGVSLAMNNAAKEKKIPFIAIGAAGASLTGKDCTPYTVHYVYDTTSLGNGTAKTMVKQGGKTWFFLTADYAFGTQLQEAASKVVEANGGQVVGAVRVPLSTSDFSSYLLQAQSSGAQVLGLANAGNDFTNSIKAADEFGIAKTMKPAALLAFISDIHSLGLKTAQGLYLTTGWYWDLNDKTRAFAKRYYEKTKREPTMNQAGYYSATMTYLNAVKAAGTTDSDKVMAELKKMKIDDMFTSNGKIRADGLMEHEMYIMQVKKPDESKHPWDYYKLVQTMSGEEAFGKLSDSTCPLIKH, encoded by the coding sequence ATGAAATACATTGCGCTGAAGACGATCCCCTGGCTGCTCGCTGCGTCAGTCGCAGCCACGGCTGCACACGCGGCCGATAACAAAGTCGTGATCGGGGACATCGACGACATGTCCGGGCTCTACGCCGACGTGGTCGGACCGGGTGGCGTCGAGGCGGCCAAGATGGCGATCGAGGATTTCGGCGGCAACGTGCTCGGCAACAAGATCGAATTCATGGTGACCGACCACCAGAACAAGCCCGACGTCGGTGCGCAGAAATTCCGCGAATGGGCCGACCGCGACGGCGTCACGATGATTCTCGGCGGATCGAACACCGGCGTCAGCCTAGCGATGAACAATGCCGCCAAGGAGAAGAAGATCCCGTTCATCGCGATCGGCGCCGCCGGCGCCTCGCTCACCGGCAAGGACTGCACACCCTACACCGTGCACTACGTCTACGACACCACGTCGCTCGGCAACGGTACCGCCAAGACCATGGTGAAGCAGGGCGGCAAGACCTGGTTCTTTCTCACGGCCGACTATGCCTTCGGCACGCAGTTGCAGGAAGCCGCCTCGAAGGTCGTCGAAGCAAATGGCGGCCAGGTAGTCGGTGCCGTACGCGTCCCGCTCTCGACGTCCGACTTCTCAAGTTATCTGCTCCAGGCTCAGAGCTCCGGGGCCCAGGTGTTGGGGCTCGCCAACGCCGGCAACGACTTCACCAACTCGATCAAGGCCGCCGATGAGTTCGGCATCGCCAAGACGATGAAGCCCGCCGCATTGCTCGCCTTCATCAGCGACATTCACAGCCTCGGGCTCAAGACCGCACAAGGCCTCTACCTCACCACCGGCTGGTATTGGGATCTCAACGACAAGACCCGCGCCTTCGCCAAGCGCTATTACGAGAAGACGAAGCGCGAGCCGACCATGAATCAGGCGGGATACTATTCGGCAACCATGACTTATCTCAACGCGGTCAAGGCTGCAGGTACCACGGACTCCGACAAGGTGATGGCGGAGCTCAAGAAGATGAAGATCGACGACATGTTCACCAGCAACGGCAAGATCCGCGCCGACGGGCTAATGGAACACGAGATGTACATTATGCAGGTGAAGAAGCCCGACGAGTCCAAGCATCCTTGGGATTACTACAAGCTCGTTCAGACGATGTCGGGCGAGGAGGCGTTCGGAAAGCTGTCCGACTCGACCTGCCCGCTGATCAAGCACTGA
- a CDS encoding magnesium transporter CorA family protein, with translation MFSVFVPSESSLKKAVIEDLAAVPMNAVWIDLVNPSAAEDKAVERLAGIAIPTREDMQEIEISSRLYMENGARYMTATLMCHSDTDMPRTTAVTFILGDHRLVTVRYDLPKPFALVEAKLARSCTPSITGEMVLMELLDAVIDRCADILERCGTEIDQVSHDIFEPESERHGQAKRYSQILISIGRKGDLTSKVRESLVSIGRVVTFLSAVVEGVKWSKDMREQLKTMQRDVASLTDHASYLSSKITFVLDAMLGVVNLEQNNIIKLFSVMAVVLMPPTLIASIYGMNFKVMPELEWVHGYPMALVMMLIAAIVPYWIFKWKKWL, from the coding sequence ATGTTTTCAGTGTTTGTTCCCTCCGAGTCCTCCCTCAAGAAAGCTGTCATCGAGGATCTCGCGGCGGTGCCGATGAACGCCGTCTGGATCGACCTCGTCAATCCGAGCGCGGCCGAGGACAAGGCGGTGGAGCGGCTCGCGGGGATTGCCATCCCGACCAGGGAAGACATGCAGGAGATCGAGATCTCCAGCCGCCTCTATATGGAGAACGGCGCGCGCTACATGACAGCGACGTTGATGTGCCACTCCGATACCGACATGCCCCGGACGACGGCGGTGACCTTCATCCTCGGCGATCACCGTCTGGTGACGGTGCGATACGACCTGCCGAAGCCGTTCGCCCTGGTCGAGGCCAAGCTTGCCCGCTCCTGCACCCCTTCCATCACCGGCGAGATGGTGCTGATGGAGCTGCTCGACGCCGTGATCGACCGCTGCGCCGACATTCTGGAGCGTTGCGGCACCGAGATCGATCAGGTCTCGCACGACATCTTCGAGCCCGAGAGCGAGCGCCACGGGCAGGCAAAGAGATATTCCCAGATTCTGATCTCGATCGGCCGCAAGGGCGATCTGACCTCAAAGGTCCGCGAGAGCCTGGTGTCGATCGGCCGCGTCGTCACGTTCCTTTCCGCGGTGGTGGAGGGCGTCAAATGGTCGAAGGACATGCGCGAGCAGCTCAAGACCATGCAGCGTGACGTCGCCTCGCTGACCGACCATGCCTCCTACCTCTCCAGCAAGATCACCTTCGTGCTCGACGCCATGCTCGGCGTCGTCAATCTCGAGCAGAACAACATCATCAAGCTGTTCTCGGTCATGGCCGTCGTGCTGATGCCGCCGACGCTGATCGCCTCGATCTACGGCATGAACTTCAAGGTCATGCCGGAGCTCGAATGGGTGCACGGCTATCCGATGGCGCTGGTGATGATGCTGATCGCCGCGATCGTCCCGTACTGGATCTTCAAGTGGAAGAAGTGGCTGTAA
- a CDS encoding DUF1499 domain-containing protein yields MARRFSAPYQPEPVSSLASWARNLAVFAVVAVVVSIIVVRFDFLEPKPALATFFGGLAIVGLSILFGLAGFAAIWQNGSRGMARILLAFLIDGAILAYPAYLGLQYRTLPPIHDITTDPIDPPRFDALARLRTGEGTNTAVYAGLYSAEQQRRFYPDIAPVELEISVDRAYAIALQLVNKRKWIVIDARAPQPPRRIGHIEAVARTPIMGFREDVSIRFVADGDDSRVDIRSASRNFDRDLGSNAARVKKFIDDLSAAADADALKPVKKTPVTPPKAPAKTVKK; encoded by the coding sequence ATGGCGCGCAGGTTTTCCGCTCCCTATCAGCCGGAGCCCGTGTCCAGCCTCGCGAGCTGGGCGCGCAATCTGGCCGTGTTCGCGGTGGTGGCGGTGGTGGTGTCGATCATCGTCGTCCGCTTCGATTTCCTGGAGCCGAAGCCCGCGCTTGCGACCTTCTTCGGCGGGCTCGCGATCGTCGGCCTCTCGATCCTGTTCGGGCTCGCCGGCTTTGCCGCGATCTGGCAGAACGGCTCGCGCGGCATGGCGCGCATCCTGCTCGCCTTCCTGATCGACGGGGCGATCCTCGCCTATCCCGCCTATCTCGGCCTGCAATATCGCACGCTGCCGCCGATCCACGACATCACCACCGACCCGATCGATCCGCCGCGTTTCGACGCGCTGGCGCGCCTTCGCACCGGCGAGGGCACCAATACCGCAGTCTATGCCGGCCTCTATTCGGCGGAGCAGCAGCGCCGCTTCTATCCTGATATCGCGCCCGTCGAGCTCGAGATTTCAGTCGACCGTGCCTATGCGATCGCGCTTCAGCTCGTCAACAAACGCAAATGGATCGTCATCGACGCGCGCGCACCGCAGCCGCCGCGCCGCATCGGCCACATCGAGGCAGTAGCGCGCACCCCGATCATGGGTTTTCGCGAGGATGTTTCGATCAGATTCGTGGCGGATGGCGATGATTCCCGCGTCGATATCCGCTCGGCCTCGCGCAATTTCGACCGCGATCTCGGCAGCAACGCCGCGCGCGTCAAGAAATTCATCGACGATCTCAGCGCCGCCGCCGATGCGGACGCGCTCAAGCCGGTGAAGAAGACGCCGGTGACGCCGCCGAAGGCGCCGGCAAAGACGGTGAAGAAATAG
- a CDS encoding J domain-containing protein, producing MRDPYEVLGVPRSASAAAIKSAYRKLAKKHHPDSNKNDPKAAERFAELNSANEILGDEDKRKQFDRGEIDAEGKPRFQGFPGGGGPRGRAGPGGFESYTFRSGGGPGQGGGAFEDILNSMFGGGMRGARPGAGGAQFEFDTGGIGLDLDVNVAMSVSLEEAVKGGEKRVRLPTGKELNVKIPAGVTEGQQIRLRGQGESAQGHPPGDLLITINIAPHAYFKVEGADLRIDLPVTLYEAVLGGKVRVPTLGNAVELSVPKNTSSGRTFRLKGKGLPKAGGTGDLFVTIRIMLPDGNDAELEALMEKWRDQHPYNPRSGLG from the coding sequence ATGCGCGACCCCTATGAGGTCTTGGGGGTGCCGCGGAGCGCTAGCGCTGCCGCGATCAAGAGCGCCTATCGCAAGCTTGCCAAGAAGCATCATCCCGACAGCAACAAGAACGACCCGAAGGCCGCCGAGCGCTTTGCCGAACTCAACTCCGCGAACGAGATCCTCGGCGACGAGGACAAGCGCAAGCAGTTCGACCGCGGCGAGATCGACGCCGAGGGCAAGCCGCGCTTCCAGGGTTTTCCGGGGGGCGGCGGGCCGCGCGGCCGTGCCGGCCCCGGCGGGTTCGAAAGCTATACGTTCCGTTCCGGCGGCGGCCCTGGCCAGGGCGGCGGCGCATTCGAGGATATCCTCAACAGCATGTTCGGCGGCGGGATGCGCGGCGCCCGGCCCGGGGCCGGTGGCGCCCAGTTCGAATTCGACACCGGTGGCATCGGGCTCGATCTCGATGTGAATGTTGCCATGTCCGTCTCGCTGGAAGAGGCGGTCAAGGGAGGCGAGAAGCGCGTCCGGCTGCCGACGGGCAAGGAGCTCAACGTCAAGATTCCGGCTGGTGTCACCGAGGGCCAGCAGATCCGGCTCCGGGGGCAAGGCGAGTCCGCGCAGGGCCATCCGCCCGGCGATCTCCTGATCACCATCAACATCGCGCCGCACGCCTACTTCAAGGTCGAGGGCGCCGACTTGCGGATCGACCTGCCGGTGACGCTCTACGAGGCTGTGCTCGGCGGCAAGGTCCGCGTGCCCACTCTCGGCAATGCCGTGGAGCTTTCGGTCCCGAAAAACACCTCCAGCGGCCGAACCTTCCGCCTCAAGGGCAAGGGCTTGCCGAAAGCTGGCGGAACCGGGGATCTCTTCGTCACCATCAGGATTATGCTACCGGACGGGAACGACGCCGAGCTTGAGGCATTGATGGAGAAGTGGCGGGACCAACACCCCTACAATCCACGTAGCGGACTCGGCTAG
- the pdxH gene encoding pyridoxamine 5'-phosphate oxidase — translation MTDTTSMKHQTPLTSGDFTAADEPFALFETWLNEAIKSEPNDPNAMALATVDPDGLPDVRMVLMKGFDAEGFVFYSHIASQKGRELAANPKAALLFHWKSLRRQVRIRGNVTPVTDAEADAYFATRPKQAQIGAWASKQSQPLESRFAFEQAIAKVAARYVIGDVPRPPGWSGWRITPSRIEFWHDRPFRLHDRIEFRRDAAGQKWSKTRMYP, via the coding sequence ATGACCGACACGACCTCGATGAAACACCAGACACCCTTAACATCCGGTGATTTCACCGCCGCCGACGAGCCATTTGCGCTGTTCGAGACCTGGCTGAACGAAGCCATCAAGAGCGAGCCGAACGATCCGAACGCCATGGCGCTCGCAACCGTCGACCCCGATGGGCTGCCCGATGTGCGCATGGTGCTGATGAAAGGCTTCGATGCCGAGGGCTTCGTCTTCTACAGCCACATTGCGAGCCAGAAGGGCCGCGAACTCGCCGCAAATCCTAAGGCAGCGCTACTTTTTCACTGGAAGTCGCTGCGTCGTCAGGTCCGCATCCGCGGCAACGTGACGCCGGTGACAGACGCCGAGGCCGACGCCTATTTCGCCACCCGCCCGAAGCAGGCGCAGATCGGCGCCTGGGCAAGCAAGCAGTCGCAGCCGCTCGAGAGCCGCTTCGCGTTCGAACAAGCCATTGCGAAAGTCGCGGCCAGATACGTCATCGGCGACGTGCCGCGGCCGCCAGGCTGGAGCGGCTGGCGCATCACGCCCTCGCGCATCGAGTTCTGGCACGACCGCCCGTTCCGCTTGCACGACCGCATCGAATTTCGCCGTGACGCGGCCGGCCAGAAGTGGTCCAAGACGCGGATGTATCCTTGA
- a CDS encoding fatty-acid--CoA ligase: MLGLMQDWPLLCHRIIEHAARIHGKQEVVTRSVEGPIHRTNYAEIHKRALKVSQMLERDGIQLGDRVATIAWNTWRHLEVWYGIMGIGAICHTVNPRLFPDQIAWIINHAQDRIVMTDITFVPILEKIAEKLESVERYVVLTDKAHMPETTLKNAVAYEEWIAEADGKLKWKDFDENTAAAMCYTSGTTGDPKGVLYSHRSNVLHALMANNVDALGTSASETMLPVVPLFHANSWGIAFSAPSQGTKLVMPGAKLDGASVYELLSTEKVTHTAGVPTVWLMLLQHMSANNLKLPDLKMVICGGSAMPRSMIKAFLDMGSNVRHAWGMTEMSPIGSVAALKPPFQNATGEARLDVLQMQGYPPFAVEMKITDDAGKELPWDGKTFGRLKVSGPAVAKAYYRVDTNILDEDGFFDTGDVSTIDEDGYMRITDRSKDVIKSGGEWISSIDLENLAVGHPAVAEAAVIGVFHPKWDERPLLIVQLKQGQQATREEILKYMDGKIAKWWMPDDVAFVDGIPHTATGKILKTALRDQFRDYRFPNAAA, translated from the coding sequence ATGCTTGGTTTGATGCAAGATTGGCCCCTGCTCTGCCACCGGATCATCGAACACGCCGCCAGGATTCATGGCAAGCAGGAGGTCGTGACACGCTCGGTCGAGGGACCGATCCATCGCACCAATTACGCCGAGATCCACAAGCGCGCGCTCAAGGTCTCGCAGATGCTGGAGCGCGACGGCATCCAGCTCGGCGACCGTGTCGCAACGATCGCCTGGAACACCTGGCGCCATCTCGAGGTGTGGTACGGCATCATGGGCATCGGCGCCATCTGCCATACCGTCAATCCTCGCCTTTTCCCCGACCAGATCGCCTGGATCATCAACCATGCGCAGGACCGCATCGTGATGACCGACATCACCTTCGTTCCAATCCTGGAGAAGATCGCCGAGAAGCTGGAAAGCGTGGAGCGCTACGTCGTTCTGACCGACAAGGCGCATATGCCTGAGACCACGCTGAAGAATGCCGTTGCTTATGAGGAATGGATTGCTGAGGCCGACGGCAAATTGAAATGGAAGGACTTTGACGAGAACACGGCGGCCGCGATGTGCTACACATCCGGCACGACGGGCGACCCGAAAGGTGTGCTGTATTCGCATCGTTCCAACGTCCTGCACGCGCTGATGGCCAACAATGTCGATGCGCTCGGCACCAGCGCCTCCGAAACGATGCTGCCGGTGGTTCCGCTGTTCCATGCCAACAGCTGGGGCATCGCGTTCTCCGCCCCCTCGCAGGGCACCAAGCTGGTCATGCCCGGCGCCAAGCTCGACGGCGCCTCGGTCTACGAGCTGCTCTCGACCGAGAAGGTGACGCACACCGCCGGCGTGCCGACCGTGTGGCTGATGCTGCTCCAGCACATGTCCGCCAATAATCTCAAGCTGCCGGACCTCAAGATGGTGATCTGCGGCGGCTCGGCGATGCCGCGCTCGATGATCAAGGCCTTCCTCGACATGGGCTCGAACGTGCGTCACGCCTGGGGCATGACCGAGATGAGCCCGATCGGCAGCGTCGCGGCGCTGAAGCCGCCGTTCCAGAATGCCACCGGCGAGGCGCGGCTCGACGTACTGCAGATGCAGGGCTATCCGCCCTTCGCGGTCGAGATGAAGATCACCGACGATGCCGGCAAGGAGCTGCCCTGGGACGGCAAAACCTTCGGCCGCCTCAAGGTGTCCGGGCCCGCCGTCGCCAAGGCCTATTACCGCGTCGATACCAACATCCTCGACGAGGACGGCTTTTTCGACACCGGCGACGTTTCGACCATCGACGAGGACGGCTACATGCGGATCACCGACCGCTCCAAGGACGTCATCAAGTCCGGCGGCGAGTGGATCTCCTCGATCGACCTCGAAAACCTCGCGGTCGGCCACCCGGCCGTGGCGGAAGCCGCCGTGATCGGCGTGTTCCACCCCAAATGGGACGAGCGGCCGCTCCTGATCGTGCAGCTCAAGCAGGGCCAGCAGGCCACGCGCGAGGAGATTCTGAAATACATGGACGGCAAGATCGCCAAATGGTGGATGCCCGACGATGTCGCCTTCGTCGACGGCATTCCGCATACGGCCACCGGCAAGATCCTGAAGACGGCGCTGCGCGACCAATTTAGGGATTATCGCTTCCCGAACGCGGCGGCGTAG